One part of the Fretibacterium sp. OH1220_COT-178 genome encodes these proteins:
- a CDS encoding ATP-binding protein, with protein sequence MKRPGYRPRIIDRKVEEYLSVFGAVCIEGPKWCGKTWTASCHCRSAVYIGDPADNFQNRRLAELSPALVLEGESPRLLDEWQEVPSLWDAVRHKIDATSGKGRFILTGSATPNHKGILHSGAGRIARLRMRPMSLYESGDSSGEVSLSKLCNGELTPVATGEVNLGKLVDLIIRGGWPGSLGLPPERAALLPGEYLNAIIDDDVHRVDGVRRDSFKMRLLLRSLARNESCTATNRTLMKDVKGVEDGDIDAGTVAAYLDIFRRLFVTDNQPPFSAGIRSSVRVKQAEKRHFSDPSLACALLKATRTGLLNDLKTLGFLFEALCERDLRIYAESFGAGLYHYQDYRNQEIDAVVELPDGRWCAFEIKLGANQIDAAAAELLAIQRRMAEDPKGRLPDVLCVLCGMAAAAYRRPDGVFVVPVTALRE encoded by the coding sequence ATGAAACGCCCCGGTTACAGACCCCGTATCATCGACCGCAAAGTGGAAGAATATCTCTCCGTCTTCGGTGCCGTCTGCATCGAGGGGCCGAAGTGGTGCGGCAAGACTTGGACCGCTTCCTGTCATTGCAGGAGTGCCGTCTATATCGGCGACCCGGCGGACAATTTTCAGAATCGGAGGCTGGCGGAGCTCTCCCCCGCGTTGGTGTTGGAGGGCGAGTCGCCCCGCTTGCTTGATGAATGGCAGGAGGTTCCGTCCCTTTGGGATGCCGTCCGCCATAAGATCGATGCGACCTCCGGCAAAGGGCGCTTTATCCTCACCGGTTCCGCGACTCCAAACCATAAGGGTATCCTTCACAGCGGTGCGGGGCGGATCGCCAGGCTGCGGATGCGCCCTATGTCCCTCTACGAGTCGGGCGATTCCAGCGGCGAGGTCTCCCTGTCGAAACTGTGCAACGGCGAGCTGACGCCTGTGGCGACCGGCGAGGTGAATCTTGGGAAGCTCGTCGATCTGATTATCCGCGGTGGTTGGCCCGGCAGCCTGGGGCTTCCCCCGGAACGGGCGGCGCTGCTGCCCGGGGAATATTTGAACGCGATCATCGACGACGACGTGCACCGCGTCGACGGCGTCAGGCGGGACTCGTTCAAGATGCGCCTGCTGCTGCGCTCGCTGGCCCGGAACGAGAGCTGCACCGCAACCAACAGGACGCTGATGAAGGACGTCAAGGGTGTGGAGGACGGGGATATCGACGCCGGCACCGTCGCCGCCTACCTGGATATTTTCAGGCGGCTGTTCGTCACGGACAATCAGCCGCCGTTTTCCGCCGGTATACGCTCGTCCGTCCGCGTCAAACAGGCGGAGAAGCGGCACTTTTCCGATCCTTCCCTCGCCTGCGCCCTGCTGAAGGCGACGCGCACCGGCCTGCTGAACGATCTGAAGACGTTGGGCTTTCTGTTCGAGGCGCTTTGCGAGCGGGATCTGCGCATTTATGCCGAGTCCTTTGGGGCTGGCCTTTATCACTATCAGGACTACAGAAATCAGGAGATTGACGCGGTCGTCGAGCTGCCAGACGGCCGCTGGTGTGCTTTCGAGATCAAGCTGGGGGCGAATCAAATCGACGCAGCAGCAGCAGAGCTGTTGGCGATCCAAAGGCGGATGGCGGAGGATCCCAAGGGGAGGCTGCCCGATGTCCTCTGCGTTCTCTGCGGCATGGCCGCCGCCGCCTACCGACGTCCGGACGGCGTGTTCGTGGTGCCGGTTACGGCGCTGAGGGAATGA